From Carya illinoinensis cultivar Pawnee chromosome 5, C.illinoinensisPawnee_v1, whole genome shotgun sequence, one genomic window encodes:
- the LOC122309787 gene encoding actin-depolymerizing factor 5-like, with product MSFQSSNLYIRRLEYRTLNIRPPLTTIFTMAMAFKMATTGMWVTEECKSSFMEMKWKKVHRFIVFKIDEGSRLVTVDKVGGPGEGYDELAASLPDDDCRYAVFDFDFVTVDNCRKSKIFFIAWSPTASRIRAKMLYATSKDGLRRVLDGIHYEVQATDPTEMGFDVIKDRAK from the exons ATGTCATTTCAAAGTTCCAATCTTTATATAAGAAGACTTGAGTACCGCACCCTTAACATCAGACCACCTTTAACCACAATATTCACCATGGCGATGGCATTCAAGATG GCGACGACTGGAATGTGGGTGACTGAGGAGTGCAAGAGCTCGTTCATGGAGATGAAATGGAAGAAGGTGCATAGGTTCATAGTGTTCAAGATCGATGAGGGGTCAAGGCTGGTCACCGTCGACAAGGTTGGCGGCCCCGGTGAAGGCTATGATGAGCTTGCTGCATCCTTGCCAGACGATGATTGCCGATATGCCGTGTTTGATTTCGACTTTGTCACGGTTGATAACTGCCGGAAGAGCAAGATCTTCTTCATAGCATG GTCACCAACAGCATCAAGAATAAGAGCAAAAATGCTGTATGCAACTTCCAAAGATGGGCTGAGGAGAGTGCTGGATGGCATCCACTATGAAGTCCAAGCAACCGACCCAACCGAGATGGGGTTTGATGTCATCAAGGACAGGGCCAAATAG